CTAATTGATTGTGATACACACTACATCAGCAAAACTGGAGCTCTAAGCAAAGTAAGCATCTAAAAACTCTTTGGCATTTTAATGGAATCACCATCATTTTGTGTTGAAGTCCAGACATATAAAACTGAGCAACACCACAAATATCCTCACTTTTTCCATAGCAGAAACCTCTTCTGgccaggaaaaagaaaaagaaaactaaacttGCCATCAAATGCCCCCTCCCTCTCTGGCCACAGAAATCCTCCCAAATAAGCTGGACAGCTGCCAAGCTCATCCACTGCGGAGAAAAAGCCTCGTTCTGAGTTTGTGAGCTTggaactaaaaaaataaaacctttttctcATCCTTACTGACAGCAGTTTCCATGTTTCTTCTTTGTTGTAGCGTACAGATTGCTTGAAGTGCTGTTAATTCCTGAGAGAACCACAGAGATGAGCTGTGTTAAACTGTGACAcgtttgttttactgtttgaGACACTTCAGATACTCACTGACAACGTCACCAATCTGCCTTGGTCCAGTTTTTTCCAACTCAGCAAGAACGTTTGTCTCAAAGGCCAAAGCGGCGACTCGAAAGAAAAACTCTTTCACATTTTCCCCTGAAGAAAAGGAGCCACAGATCAGCCAGAGACTGGGAAAAAGAGACTCCATAGGCTTACACTATAGATGTTGGTCTTCTGATTTTCTtcacatttctattttaattttaaaaaaatagtgTTTTGATGAGAGCCTAAAAGTGCCAGAAATTCTGCTAAACTATTAGCATAAAGGCTAAATAGTCAGAATGCTAAACTATTAGCATAAATGCTGAtggatataaataaaaataatactagGCTGCTAGCATAAATgctaaatacactgctcaaaaaaataaagggaacacttaaacaacacaatataactccaagtaaatcaaacttctgtgaaatcaaactttcCACTTacaaagcaacactgattgacaatcaatttcactcaggagaccatccaccatctcatcaggagcatgtccaggtgttgtagggaggtcatacagacacatggaggccacacacaatactgagcctcattttgacttgttttaaggacattacatcaaagttggatcagcctgtagtgtgtttctctactttaattttgtgtgtgactccaattccaggcctctattggttaataaatttgatttccattgattatttttgtgtgattttattgtcagcacattcaactttgtacagaagtatttaatgagaatatttcattcattcagatctaggatgtattATTTgtgtgttccttttatttttttgagcaatgtatGTTGAACAGGAAAGACACCTAAATGTTCACATAAATGCTAAAAATGCTAAACAGAAATTAATGCTAAACAGTTAGCATAAATGCTAAAAATGCTAAACAGAAATGAGTGCTAAACAGTtagcataaattaaattaaaatgctaAGCTGTTACTCAATCAGACTGCTAATACAGCCTCCAAGGTTTGTTTACATTAGGTGTTTCTTTTGTGCAGAATGTGGGCGAAAAAATATCCTAAAATGGCCCCTTGACTTTGAACAACTTACTGTTTCTTATAGAAATTTTTTTACTTGTTGTTTTACAAGTTTtttgacttgaaaatataaaagctatcttttgattgacagcctaaAAGTGTTACAGATTATGCTAAGCTGTTAGCATAAAGGCTAAACcgagacaaaacaaaactgttagcAAGCATAACAAAAATGCTGAGCAGAACTATCACTAAACTCTAAGCATTAATgctaaaaatgttaaactgtGCATGGACTATTAGAGGATTATGGCCATTACTGAAAATCTATTATTTATACAGTCAGTGACTGGCAAGCTGTGTATTCAAAGGTGAAATTTCAGATATTTAACTACTTTAAAAGTCTGTAATTAAATTTGACGACTTACCCGTTAGTGATGAAATCGCCCAATACTCTGCATGGATGTCTTTTGCAAATTTCAGAGCGTCTTGCTCAATCCGAGAATATTGAGCAGGAGactatttaaaaatgtcaaagaaacaaaaaccaaagaaatgGGGTTAAACACACTCTACTTTCTAGTATGTATTAAAAGTAAGTAATTTGTTTTGTAATATAACcacatattcagtaaattaggaTATGCACTCATTTATAAGATAAGTGCCTTTTGAAAAttataacctttaagcaggtattaaacatactttttatcaGGACCACATTTATGTGTTAACATGTTTTGTagtggtctgatgtaatattcttatTCCAAGATGTTtgcattagctgtaagtggaaaatcatcataattaatgGAAATAAAGGATTGAAAAaatcagtctgtgtgttttaAATCTATATAGTGTTTCACTTAATGAACTGAGTTACAGAAATGAACTTTCAATAATATGCTGATTTAATGAATACGACTGAATATAACTGTGTGTTTGacagattttttattataaaaattcTTTGCAAGAAAGCTTGCCAAGAACTGCTGTAATGTTATCTAATTATATAAGTGACATGTTCGTATACAGAAATCGCCACAGACTGTAAAACTTTAAACATTATAATTAATTTACAATTCATCACTagcagcaaagaaaaataaaaagtttcaaTGCTGAAACTGAGGTAACGGCAAGTCAAAAAACATCCCAGTCTCCATTATTTCTGCCTTAATCAGAAATACTTTTAGGGTTTATACAAGGAGGAAAAACATTCCTGAGGGTTCAACCAGATGAACACAAACTCTCTGTGCATCTGGCATCGATCCAGGCTATTCACATCCAGTTCcagtaaaaacaacataaaatatcTGCAGGCAATGCCCACTTTAAAAGACTCACACTCAGGTCCTTTTTAGTGCCAACAAGGAAAAGCTGAACGCTGGTGGGGTCGTTCTCTTTTAAGGCGTCCTCAAGCCACTGCCTGCAGTAACAGAAACATGGCAGTAGATCAACTAACGGAGACAAAGGAACTATGAGTTCAACAATATTCTTATAATCAGTGAGCTTACCTCGCATGGCTTAAAGAGGCAATGTCATTTACGTCAAACACGATTATCacaactgagaaaaaaaagaaaaacctttgagTACAACTGAAACTTCTTCAACTTCgagtcttttttattgtttcgaTACATATTTTcggtttaaataattttacactTGGAAAAGCTGGATGGACCAACCCTGAGCTCCTCTGTAGTATGTGGAAGCAATACACTTGAATCTTTCTTGGCCTGCAGTGTCCCATCTGTAACAGAGAGAAAACTGAGCAACTTTACAGCATccaaaccttttttaaaatccAAACAAGAAACAGATCAGACTTACAGCTGCAGGCTGAAAGGGACACCGAGCACCTCAAAGCGCTCCATCTCAAAGTCAACACCGATCGTTGCCTTGTAGTTCTTATCAAAGGCATCCttgcaaaatctaaaacaaaaatccagtttTACTTTTCTGATCACTAGGTCACTTAACACGTTTTAGAAATTCTGGTAGCGGGGTTTAGTGGCCATCGGTGGTATTGCACATTTATGCTCCTAGTACTGGTTGCTTTTGACGACATATAGACGCCTCTTTGGTTACTACAATATTCACACATCAAGTGTCTATTTTACACCAATCACATTGTTTATATCAAGCATACATAAATACAAGAAAAAGATATTAAAAACCATAAACCAAAGAGAAGAAGCCAGCCGTCCAGTTAACCTGTAAAAACTCACATTGACCTATTATGAATCGTCTCATCtgttatacttttattttatgtccAATGTTTAAACAGctcatcatttgtttttcattcattttctgcctactttcactcttttcttttatgcttgaaataaaacaaataaaacaaacgaGGTTCTGAGGGATGACTTTAAAGAATCACCGAGACAT
This genomic window from Girardinichthys multiradiatus isolate DD_20200921_A chromosome 18, DD_fGirMul_XY1, whole genome shotgun sequence contains:
- the rab34a gene encoding ras-related protein Rab-34a — protein: MSLRVSAMSVFPPVRRDRVIAHLPQAFRKEAAFHLTEDFNNKVRTACQEQRTGTVGFKISKVIVVGDLAVGKTCLINRFCKDAFDKNYKATIGVDFEMERFEVLGVPFSLQLWDTAGQERFKCIASTYYRGAQVVIIVFDVNDIASLSHARQWLEDALKENDPTSVQLFLVGTKKDLSSPAQYSRIEQDALKFAKDIHAEYWAISSLTGENVKEFFFRVAALAFETNVLAELEKTGPRQIGDVVRINSTSSNLYATTKKKHGNCCQ